The following nucleotide sequence is from Pseudomonas sp. S09G 359.
GGTTATCCAGTACGAACAATTGGCGTGTACGGTGTTTGGTCAAGTCGAACTGGCGGAAGGTGGGCACAGTGCCCTGGGCATATCCCGTGATCGCGGTGGGGAGTTTCAGATTCGCATAGACGGCCAGAATGCCCGCAGTGCCGCACAGCTGGCAGAAATTCTGCCGCTGCAATTGATCAACCCCGACAGCTTCCGGCTGTTGGAAGGCGCGCCAAAGATCCGCAGGCAATTCCTCGATTGGGGAGTGTTCCACGTGGAACCACGGTTCATGGCCACTTGGCAGCGCCTGCAGAAGGCCCTGCGGCAGCGGAACTCATGGCTGCGGCATGGTACACTTGACGCCGCTTCGCAAGCGGCCTGGGACCGGGAACTGTGCCTGGCCAGTGACGAAATAGATGAATACCGCCGCGCCTATATCAAAGCCTTGAAACCAGTCTTTGAGCAGACCTTGAGTGAGTTATTGGACCTCGAGGGCCTGACGCTGAGTTACTACCGTGGTTGGGACAAAGAGCGTGAACTGAGTGCAGTGCTCGCCACGTCCTTGCAGCGGGATCAGCAAATTGGCCATACCCAGGCTGGCCCCCAACGAGCTGATTTGCGTCTTAGATTGGGCGCACACAATGCCGCGGACATACTGTCCCGGGGTCAGCAGAAGTTGGTGGTATGCGCACTGCGTATTGCCCAAGGGCATCTGGTTAGCCAGGCCCGGCGCGGGCAGTGTATTTATCTGGTGGATGACTTGCCGTCCGAACTCGACGAGCAGCACCGTCGCGCGTTATGCCGTTTGTTGGAAGACTTACGCTGCCAGGTGTTTATCACCTGTGTAGACCACGAATTATTGAGGGAAGGCTGGCAGACGGAAACGCCAGTTGCTTTGTTCCACGTGGAACAGGGCCGTATCACCCAGACCCACGACCATCGGGAGTGAAGGCATGAGCGAAGAAAACACGTACGACTCGACCAGCATTAAAGTGCTGAAAGGTTTGGATGCCGTACGCAAACGTCCCGGTATGTACATTGGCGACACTGATGACGGTAGCGGTCTGCACCACATGGTGTTCGAGGTGGTCGACAACTCCATCGACGAAGCTCTGGCCGGTCACTGCGACGACATCAGCATTATCATCCACCCGGATGAGTCGATTACCGTGCGCGACAACGGTCGCGGCATTCCGGTAGACGTGCACAAAGAAGAAGGCGTTTCGGCGGCAGAGGTCATCATGACCGTGCTCCACGCCGGCGGTAAGTTCGACGACAACTCCTATAAAGTCTCCGGTGGTTTGCACGGTGTAGGTGTGTCGGTG
It contains:
- the recF gene encoding DNA replication/repair protein RecF encodes the protein MSLSRVSVTAVRNLHPVTFSPSPRINILHGANGSGKTSVLEAIHLLGLARSFRSARLLPVIQYEQLACTVFGQVELAEGGHSALGISRDRGGEFQIRIDGQNARSAAQLAEILPLQLINPDSFRLLEGAPKIRRQFLDWGVFHVEPRFMATWQRLQKALRQRNSWLRHGTLDAASQAAWDRELCLASDEIDEYRRAYIKALKPVFEQTLSELLDLEGLTLSYYRGWDKERELSAVLATSLQRDQQIGHTQAGPQRADLRLRLGAHNAADILSRGQQKLVVCALRIAQGHLVSQARRGQCIYLVDDLPSELDEQHRRALCRLLEDLRCQVFITCVDHELLREGWQTETPVALFHVEQGRITQTHDHRE